From a region of the Raphanus sativus cultivar WK10039 unplaced genomic scaffold, ASM80110v3 Scaffold0328, whole genome shotgun sequence genome:
- the LOC108839314 gene encoding monothiol glutaredoxin-S15, mitochondrial — translation MAAALSSRFLNTVRSTRLASVSSIYQNGMMRYSTTVPSDSDTHDDFKPTQKVPSGSTDSLKDLVENDVKENPVMIYMKGVPEAPQCGFSSLAVRVLQQYNVPVGARNILADPEIKEAVKSFSHWPTFPQIFIKGEFIGGSDIILNMHKEGELEEKLKDVSANQKSQ, via the exons ATGGCGGCTGCTTTGTCGAGCAGGTTTCTCAACACCGTTCGCTCTACCAGATTg GCATCTGTATCATCAATCTATCAAAATGGGATGATGAGATACTCCACTACAGTTCCCAGCGATTCAGACACACATGATGACTTTAAGCCTACCCAGAAAGTCCCTTCTGGTTCCACGGACTCGCTCAAGGATCTCGTTGAGAAT GATGTGAAGGAGAATCCAGTTATGATCTACATGAAAGGAGTCCCTGAAGCTCCTCAGTGTGGGTTTAGCTCACTCGCCGTTAGGGTTCTCCAACAGTATA ATGTTCCTGTCGGTGCTAGAAACATTCTTGCAGATCCAGAGATCAAAGAAGCTGTGAAATCCTTCAG CCATTGGCCAACATTTCCACAGATCTTCATCAAGGGAGAGTTTATTGGAGGCTCAGACATCATCCTCAACATGCACAAG GAAGGTGAACTGGAGGAGAAGCTTAAAGACGTCTCTGCAAACCAAAAGTCTCAGTAA
- the LOC108835966 gene encoding late embryogenesis abundant protein 29 produces MASNQQSYKAGETRGKTQEKTGQAMGAMRDKAEEGKDKTSQTAQTAQQKAHETGQAAKDKTSQAAQTTQQKSQETAQATKDKTSQAAQTTQQKAHETTQSAKEKTSQTAQTAQEKARETKDKTGSYLSETGESMKQKAQDAAQYTKETAQNAAQYTKETAEAGRDKTGGFLSQTGEHVKQMAMGAADAVKHTFGMATEEEDGGHYPGTTTTTTGTTRSTDPTHHTYERK; encoded by the exons atggcgTCTAACCAACAAAGCTACAAAGCTGGGGAGACCAGAGGCAAGACTCAG GAGAAGACAGGACAAGCTATGGGAGCAATGAGGGACAAGGCTGAGGAAGGCAAGGACAAGACCTCCCAGACGGCCCAAACGGCCCAACAAAAGGCACATGAGACTGGCCAGGCAGCTAAAGACAAGACATCTCAAGCTGCACAAACGACCCAACAAAAGTCTCAAGAGACGGCCCAGGCAACGAAAGACAAGACATCTCAAGCTGCCCAAACTACCCAGCAAAAGGCTCATGAAACTACCCAATCAGCAAAAGAGAAGACATCTCAAACTGCCCAGACAGCCCAAGAAAAAGCCCGTGAAACAAAGGACAAGACCGGGAGCTATCTGTCGGAGACAGGTGAATCCATGAAGCAAAAGGCTCAAGACGCTGCTCAGTACACAAAGGAGACGGCGCAAAACGCGGCTCAGTACACGAAAGAGACCGCTGAAGCGGGTAGAGACAAGACCGGTGGGTTCTTGAGCCAGACCGGAGAGCATGTGAAGCAGATGGCTATGGGTGCAGCTGACGCGGTGAAGCACACTTTTGGGATGGCTACGGAGGAAGAAGACGGGGGACACTATCCAGGCACAACTACGACCACTACTGGTACTACTCGGAGCACTGATCCAACTCATCATACTTATGAGAGGAAGTGA
- the LOC108807198 gene encoding transcription initiation factor TFIID subunit 15b produces the protein MSRPGDWNCRSCTHLNFQRRDSCQRCGDSRSGAGGVGGLDFGDFGGRGMSAFGFTTGSDVRPGDWYCTVGNCGTHNFASRSTCFKCGTFKDESLGGGGGGGIGGPTMFDTDVMRSRVSGNGGRSSWKSGDWICTMLGCNEHNFASRMECFRCNAPRDFSMRTSF, from the exons ATGAGCAGACCCGGAGACTGGAACTGTAGATCATGCACACACCTCAACTTCCAGCGCCGTGATTCTTGCCAGCGATGCGGTGACTCCCGTTCAGGTGCCGGGGGAGTCGGTGGCTTAGACTTTGGTGATTTCGGCGGCAGAGGTATGTCTGCTTTCGGATTCACCACCGGCTCCGACGTTCGTCCAGGTGACTGGTACTGCACCGTTGGAAACTGCGGGACTCATAACTTTGCCAGTCGCTCCACCTGCTTTAAATGCGGCACTTTCAAGGACGAATCCCTCGGTGGGGGCGGCGGCGGTGGCATCGGCGGTCCCACCATGTTTGACACTGACGTTATGCGGTCTAGAGTCTCCGGTAACGGTGGCCGCTCCAGCTGGAAATCCGGCGACTGGATTTGCACTAT GCTTGGTTGCAATGAGCATAACTTTGCAAGTAGAATGGAGTGCTTCAGATGCAATGCACCGAGGGACTTCAGCATGAGAACCTCTTTCTAA
- the LOC130501913 gene encoding uncharacterized protein LOC130501913, which yields MASCSLGVPKIKISAVELSRLRSGSLQIPHSQRSLFVQRPVKYLSLRTSVGSLKAVQLSTVTAAETAAIVEVEDAEKTNSSPLNAQLVPNPSEVEALVTEICDSSSIAEFELKLGGFRLYVARDLADNNISQPQPQPVPATVAANAVTESADSNGSASSTSLAITKPASSAADQGLIILQSPKVGFFRRSKTIKGKRTPSSCKEKDQVKEGQVLCYIEQLGGQFPIESDVTGEVVKILREDGEPVGYNDALISILPSFPGIKKLQ from the exons ATGGCTTCGT GTAGCCTAGGAGTTCCGAAGATTAAAATCTCAGCGGTGGAACTGAGTAGACTAAGATCTGGAAGCTTACAGATTCCTCACAGTCAAAGATCTTTGTTTGTTCAAAGGCCGGTTAAGTACTTGAGTCTGAGGACAAGTGTTGGATCTTTGAAAGCTGTCCAACTGTCTACTGTCACAGCTGCGGAAACAGCTG CTATTGTGGAAGTAGAAGACGCTGAGAAGACCAATTCATCTCCTTTGAATGCTCAGCTTGTTCCCAACCCCTCCGAg GTGGAAGCTCTTGTCACTGAGATATGTGATTCCTCATCAATTGCAGAGTTTGAACTGAAA CTGGGAGGTTTCCGCCTATATGTAGCAAGGGACTTAGCTGACAACAACATTAGTCAACCACAACCTCAGCCAGTTCCGGCTACCGTTGCTGCAAATGCAGTTACCGAGAGTGCTGATTCCAATGGATCAGCTTCCTCTACTTCATTAGCCATCACAAAACCAGCATCTTCAGCTGCTGATCAGGGTTTGATTATCCTCCAATCTCCTAAA GTAGGATTCTTCAGGAGATCTAAAACCATAAAGGGTAAACGCACTCCTTCCTCCTGTAAAGAG AAAGACCAGGTGAAAGAAGGTCAAGTTCTTTGCTACATTGAACAACTCGGTGGCCAGTTTCCAATCGAG TCTGATGTTACCGGAGAGGTTGTCAAAATACTCCGAGAGGATGGAG AGCCTGTAGGATACAATGATGCTCTCATCTCCATCCTTCCTTCCTTCCCTGGGATCAAGAAGCTTCAGTAA
- the LOC130501910 gene encoding putative disease resistance protein At3g15700 isoform X2: MGKDFKSMVTRCIYVGKENDNAKKLKTMTEELRDLHNNVMKRVKMYEDQQKLKRLEKVQVWLRQSDAAIKEAEEMLMMYVSSSSSSNGSTVMISSSHKVDKKICKMLKEVQEIKSRGTFDVVVENSGVVVGGGSMMVSTVDRDDQTVGLEAVSGLVWRCLTVDNTGIIGLYGVEGVGKTTVLTQVNNRLLQHKSNGFDFVIWVFVSKNLNLEKIQDTIREKIGFLDRSWTSKTEEERAGKIFEILSKKRFALFLDDVWEKVDLVKAGVPSPDGQNRSKIVFTTCSDEVCREMGTQTKIKMEKLPWERAWDLFKKNAGEETVKSHPDITKVAQEVAAKCEGLPLALVTIGRAMASKKTPQEWRDALYILSNSPPNFSVLKLLDRN; encoded by the exons ATGGGGAAAGATTTCAAAAGCATGGTCACAAGATGCATCTACGTCGGAAAAGAGAACGATAACGCCAAGAAGCTGAAAACGATGACTGAGGAGCTCAGGGATCTACACAACAACGTGATGAAAAGAGTCAAAATGTACGAGGATCAACAGAAGCTGAAGCGGCTAGAGAAAGTCCAGGTCTGGCTTAGACAATCCGACGCAGCCATCAAAGAGGCAGAGGAGATGCTGATGATGTacgtgtcttcttcttcttcttcgaatgGATCAACCGTGATGATTAGTAGCAGTCACAAGGTAGACAAGAAGATTTGCAAGATGCTGAAAGAGGTTCAGGAGATAAAGAGCAGAGGAACGTTTGATGTTGTGGTTGAAAACAGTGGCGTTGTTGTTGGTGGTGGGTCGATGATGGTCTCGACCGTTGATAGAGATGATCAGACGGTTGGGTTAGAAGCTGTTTCAGGGTTGGTGTGGAGGTGTTTGACGGTGGATAACACTGGTATTATTGGGTTGTATGGCGTGGAAGGTGTTGGGAAGACGACGGTGTTGACTCAGGTTAACAACAGGTTGCTTCAGCACAAGTCAAACGGGTTTGACTTTGTGATTTGGGTGTTTGTGTCCAAGAATCTGAATCTTGAGAAGATTCAAGACACGATCCGAGAGAAGATAGGGTTTCTTGACAGGTCGTGGACGAGCAAGACCGAGGAAGAGAGAGCCGGTAAGATCTTCGAGATACTTAGCAAGAAACGGTTTGCTTTGTTTCTTGACGACGTTTGGGAGAAAGTCGATTTAG TGAAAGCTGGTGTGCCGTCTCCGGATGGACAGAACAGGTCGAAGATTGTGTTCACGACCTGTTCAGACGAGGTTTGTCGGGAAATGGGAACACAGACTAAGATCAAAATGGAGAAGCTGCCGTGGGAGAGAGCTTGGGACTTGTTTAAGAAGAATGCTGGGGAAGAGACGGTGAAGAGCCACCCGGACATAACCAAGGTGGCTCAGGAGGTTGCAGCCAAGTGCGAGGGCCTCCCATTGGCACTGGTCACAATAGGCCGAGCAATGGCATCTAAGAAAACACCTCAGGAGTGGCGTGACGCTTTGTACATCCTGAGTAACTCTCCTCCAAATTTTTCAG TTCTCAAGTTACTGGACAGGAACTAG
- the LOC130501910 gene encoding putative disease resistance protein At3g15700 isoform X1, translating to MGKDFKSMVTRCIYVGKENDNAKKLKTMTEELRDLHNNVMKRVKMYEDQQKLKRLEKVQVWLRQSDAAIKEAEEMLMMYVSSSSSSNGSTVMISSSHKVDKKICKMLKEVQEIKSRGTFDVVVENSGVVVGGGSMMVSTVDRDDQTVGLEAVSGLVWRCLTVDNTGIIGLYGVEGVGKTTVLTQVNNRLLQHKSNGFDFVIWVFVSKNLNLEKIQDTIREKIGFLDRSWTSKTEEERAGKIFEILSKKRFALFLDDVWEKVDLVKAGVPSPDGQNRSKIVFTTCSDEVCREMGTQTKIKMEKLPWERAWDLFKKNAGEETVKSHPDITKVAQEVAAKCEGLPLALVTIGRAMASKKTPQEWRDALYILSNSPPNFSGPILAISLQHIIVSFL from the exons ATGGGGAAAGATTTCAAAAGCATGGTCACAAGATGCATCTACGTCGGAAAAGAGAACGATAACGCCAAGAAGCTGAAAACGATGACTGAGGAGCTCAGGGATCTACACAACAACGTGATGAAAAGAGTCAAAATGTACGAGGATCAACAGAAGCTGAAGCGGCTAGAGAAAGTCCAGGTCTGGCTTAGACAATCCGACGCAGCCATCAAAGAGGCAGAGGAGATGCTGATGATGTacgtgtcttcttcttcttcttcgaatgGATCAACCGTGATGATTAGTAGCAGTCACAAGGTAGACAAGAAGATTTGCAAGATGCTGAAAGAGGTTCAGGAGATAAAGAGCAGAGGAACGTTTGATGTTGTGGTTGAAAACAGTGGCGTTGTTGTTGGTGGTGGGTCGATGATGGTCTCGACCGTTGATAGAGATGATCAGACGGTTGGGTTAGAAGCTGTTTCAGGGTTGGTGTGGAGGTGTTTGACGGTGGATAACACTGGTATTATTGGGTTGTATGGCGTGGAAGGTGTTGGGAAGACGACGGTGTTGACTCAGGTTAACAACAGGTTGCTTCAGCACAAGTCAAACGGGTTTGACTTTGTGATTTGGGTGTTTGTGTCCAAGAATCTGAATCTTGAGAAGATTCAAGACACGATCCGAGAGAAGATAGGGTTTCTTGACAGGTCGTGGACGAGCAAGACCGAGGAAGAGAGAGCCGGTAAGATCTTCGAGATACTTAGCAAGAAACGGTTTGCTTTGTTTCTTGACGACGTTTGGGAGAAAGTCGATTTAG TGAAAGCTGGTGTGCCGTCTCCGGATGGACAGAACAGGTCGAAGATTGTGTTCACGACCTGTTCAGACGAGGTTTGTCGGGAAATGGGAACACAGACTAAGATCAAAATGGAGAAGCTGCCGTGGGAGAGAGCTTGGGACTTGTTTAAGAAGAATGCTGGGGAAGAGACGGTGAAGAGCCACCCGGACATAACCAAGGTGGCTCAGGAGGTTGCAGCCAAGTGCGAGGGCCTCCCATTGGCACTGGTCACAATAGGCCGAGCAATGGCATCTAAGAAAACACCTCAGGAGTGGCGTGACGCTTTGTACATCCTGAGTAACTCTCCTCCAAATTTTTCAGGTCCAATTCTAGCTATTAGCCTTCAACATATTATTGTATCAtttctttaa